The proteins below come from a single Mya arenaria isolate MELC-2E11 chromosome 8, ASM2691426v1 genomic window:
- the LOC128244733 gene encoding probable G-protein coupled receptor 139, giving the protein MSYSEPDTEIQSAIMTPVLNLTSTLYQILMAMQMDPNMTSEILALPPEDQLHFIESLNLNSDVQSVDLEDQRMLIPEYRVNKAIGLYLPPFLLLMGTFGNVMTFLILRNKAMTRQSTNLFLAALAIADSTVLLVGLLRRWLGDILQMDIQSESDWLCKTVSVLGYSSSQFSVWLIIAVTIERYLVVSHPLHTSRYCNLTRAKRIISSLALLIVAINIHFLFTVSVHEHEHGLKECGSIAEFRLLVTVVWPWIDASLYALLPFLLIVVFNSLIIIQTLKATIWRAAQNGPLINTADKRKVFKDNNIKLTVMLLSVSITFLITTFPMAIVMVFHSAWSNDFENVPLSVMAQRQLLRTSAEMLMFLNHSVNFYLYCALGQKFRNQVLKTLCRSTVSANSNLSDHSQHLYCSRVKGYHVHNRTTCFDETNL; this is encoded by the exons ttacagtgaacCGGATACCGAGATCCAATCAGCAATAATGACGCCGGTGTTAAATTTGACGTCAACGTTATACCAGATACTCATGGCAATGCAAATGGACCCAAACATGACGTCGGAGATTCTTGCACTACCACCAGAGGATCAG CTTCACTTCATTGAATCGCTGAACCTTAACTCGGACGTTCAATCGGTAGACCTGGAGGATCAGAGAATGCTTATTCCTGAATACAGGGTTAACAAAGCCATAGGCCTCTACCTTCCCCCATTTCTCCTACTGATGGGAACGTTTGGGAATGTCATGACCTTTCTTATCTTGAGAAATAAGGCAATGACAAGACAATCCACGAATTTGTTTTTGGCCGCTCTCGCTATCGCCGACTCCACAGTTTTGCTTGTTGGCTTGCTGCGACGATGGCTAGGTGATATATTGCAAATGGATATCCAGAGTGAGTCAGATTGGCTTTGTAAGACAGTGTCGGTTCTTGGTTATAGTAGCAGCCAGTTTTCTGTGTGGCTAATCATCGCAGTAACGATTGAACGTTATTTGGTGGTAAGCCATCCTCTACACACTTCTCGTTACTGCAACCTTACACGCGCTAAACGTATTATTTCTTCGCTCGCTTTATTGATCGTGGCcattaacattcattttttgtttacgGTCTCGGTGCATGAACACGAACACGGATTAAAAGAATGTGGCTCAATTGCCGAATTCAGGTTACTAGTAACGGTTGTTTGGCCATGGATAGACGCTTCACTTTATGCGCTGTTACCATTCTTGCTAATTGTCGTATTTAATTCTCTGATTATTATACAAACACTGAAAGCGACGATCTGGCGTGCGGCTCAAAATGGACCACTGATAAATACTGCAGATAAAAGAAAGGTGTTTAAAgacaataacataaaattgacCGTGATGCTTTTGTCTGTGTCTATTACATTCCTAATTACTACATTTCCGATGGCAATTGTAATGGTTTTTCACAGTGCATGGAGTAACGATTTCGAGAACGTTCCGTTAAGTGTTATGGCACAGCGACAATTGCTAAGGACCTCAGCTGAGATGTTGATGTTTCTGAACCACTCTGTGAACTTTTACTTATACTGTGCACTTGGACAGAAGTTCAGAAaccaagttttgaaaacattgtgtCGAAGTACTGTATCTGCGAATTCAAACCTATCTGACCATAGCCAACATCTATATTGCTCGCGTGTTAAAGGCTATCATGTTCACAACAGGACCACGTGTTTTGACGAGACAAACTTATGA